A genomic stretch from Rhodomicrobium vannielii ATCC 17100 includes:
- a CDS encoding LexA family protein → MALSLFLSRVPAGFPSPADDYLEGELDLNKFLIRNPAATFYVRLSGDSMVMAGLFDGDILVVDRAISARHRHIVVAVVDGELTVKRLWSSGGVIELRSENPAYQPIKMVEGRELVIWGVVTGSIRRFEA, encoded by the coding sequence ATGGCGCTGTCGCTGTTTCTGTCGCGCGTGCCTGCGGGATTCCCTTCGCCGGCCGATGATTATCTTGAAGGCGAACTCGATCTGAACAAGTTTCTCATCCGCAATCCGGCGGCGACCTTCTACGTGCGTTTGTCTGGCGACTCGATGGTCATGGCTGGCTTGTTCGACGGTGATATTCTTGTCGTTGATCGCGCCATATCGGCGCGGCATCGCCATATCGTCGTCGCAGTCGTGGACGGTGAGCTGACGGTCAAGCGGCTTTGGTCAAGCGGCGGGGTGATCGAGCTTCGCTCGGAAAACCCGGCCTATCAACCGATCAAGATGGTCGAAGGACGTGAGCTTGTGATCTGGGGCGTGGTGACCGGCAGCATCCGCCGGTTTGAGGCGTGA
- a CDS encoding DUF4160 domain-containing protein, whose amino-acid sequence MVTIHRAFGFRVVIYPGDHEPAHVHVTKGGGMAVINLVGPDGKPDLVRTEKLKTKEIRDVMRVVAEKPRSVFGAV is encoded by the coding sequence ATGGTGACGATCCATCGCGCTTTTGGGTTCCGCGTTGTCATTTATCCCGGCGATCATGAACCGGCGCATGTTCACGTGACCAAAGGTGGTGGTATGGCCGTCATCAATCTTGTCGGACCCGATGGGAAACCGGACCTAGTGAGAACCGAAAAATTGAAGACGAAAGAGATTCGGGACGTGATGAGGGTGGTAGCCGAAAAACCGCGAAGTGTTTTTGGCGCGGTGTAG
- the tnpC gene encoding IS66 family transposase: protein MILAERAARLSAEAVAARARAATSSTDALIAHLRLEIEKLRRVLYGSRSEHKARLLEQMELQLEELETAAAEDELLAETATARTQGTPSSTRKHPSRKPFPAHLPRERVVLPAPTCCPSCGSTKLSKLGEDVTETLEVVPRRWKVIQTVREKFSCRCCEAIAQPPAPFHATPRGFAGPGLLAMILFEKFGQHQPLNRQSERYAREGVELSVSTLADQVGSCMAALQPLQALIEAHVLSAERLFGDDTTVPILAKGKTVTGRIWTYVRDDRPFGGTAPPAALYYASRDRRQEHPESHLRDFAGILQADAYSGYNGLYDPAREKGAIVSALCWAHARRQFFELADIAANAKRGKQAPAISPIALEAVKRIDALFDIERSINGLPASERLRVRQKQSAPLLADLKTSLGEERSRLSRSASVARPIDYLLKRWDRFAAFLGDGRICLSNNSAERALRGFALGRKSWLFAGSDRGADRAAFMMTMIMTAKLNGIDPMAWLADVLARIAGQPQSRLHELLPWEWKQPGLQLAA from the coding sequence ATGATCCTCGCCGAGCGCGCCGCCCGCCTTTCCGCCGAGGCCGTTGCGGCTCGCGCTCGCGCGGCGACATCCAGCACGGACGCGCTGATCGCTCATCTGAGGCTCGAGATCGAGAAGCTGCGGCGGGTGCTTTACGGTAGCCGCTCGGAGCACAAGGCGCGGCTCCTGGAGCAGATGGAGCTTCAGCTCGAAGAGCTGGAGACAGCCGCGGCCGAGGACGAGCTTCTCGCCGAGACAGCCACAGCCCGGACGCAAGGCACGCCATCCTCTACGCGCAAGCATCCATCGCGCAAGCCTTTCCCGGCGCATCTGCCGCGCGAGCGCGTGGTGCTCCCGGCGCCGACATGTTGTCCGTCTTGCGGCTCGACGAAGCTGTCGAAGCTCGGCGAGGACGTCACCGAGACGCTCGAGGTTGTTCCGCGCCGCTGGAAAGTCATCCAAACGGTGCGCGAGAAGTTCTCCTGCCGGTGCTGCGAGGCGATCGCGCAACCGCCGGCGCCCTTTCATGCAACGCCGCGCGGTTTTGCCGGGCCGGGCCTTTTGGCCATGATCTTGTTCGAGAAGTTCGGCCAGCACCAGCCTCTCAACCGGCAAAGCGAGCGGTATGCGCGCGAAGGCGTCGAACTTTCCGTCTCGACGCTGGCCGATCAGGTTGGGTCCTGCATGGCGGCGCTGCAACCGCTCCAGGCGCTGATCGAGGCCCATGTTCTTTCGGCCGAACGGTTGTTTGGCGACGACACGACGGTGCCGATCCTGGCGAAAGGCAAGACAGTCACCGGCCGCATCTGGACCTATGTCAGAGACGATCGCCCTTTTGGCGGGACCGCGCCGCCGGCCGCGCTTTACTACGCTTCGCGAGACCGAAGGCAGGAGCATCCCGAGAGCCATCTTCGAGACTTCGCCGGCATTTTGCAGGCCGACGCCTATAGCGGCTATAACGGGCTTTACGATCCGGCGCGCGAAAAAGGCGCCATCGTCTCGGCGCTGTGCTGGGCGCACGCCAGGCGCCAGTTCTTCGAACTGGCTGACATCGCCGCCAACGCGAAGCGCGGCAAACAGGCGCCGGCCATCTCCCCGATTGCGCTGGAAGCGGTCAAGCGCATCGACGCGCTGTTCGACATCGAGCGCTCCATCAACGGCCTTCCCGCCAGCGAGCGCCTGCGCGTGCGCCAGAAGCAAAGCGCGCCGCTTCTGGCCGATCTGAAAACCTCGCTTGGCGAGGAGCGCTCGCGATTGTCGCGCTCGGCTTCCGTCGCCAGGCCCATCGATTATCTGCTCAAGCGCTGGGATCGGTTCGCCGCTTTCCTTGGCGACGGCCGCATCTGCCTGAGCAACAACTCGGCCGAACGAGCGCTGAGAGGTTTTGCGCTCGGAAGAAAGTCGTGGCTCTTCGCCGGTTCAGATCGCGGCGCCGACCGGGCCGCCTTTATGATGACGATGATCATGACGGCCAAACTCAACGGCATCGATCCGATGGCTTGGCTGGCCGATGTGCTCGCCCGCATCGCAGGCCAGCCGCAAAGCCGACTCCATGAGCTGCTGCCCTGGGAATGGAAGCAGCCCGGCTTGCAACTGGCGGCGTAG
- a CDS encoding HAD-IA family hydrolase produces MAVWSLGPNCGIEKRLAAWICPSCEVTVAHQRACCFATGDLIRNATLVFDLDGTIADTAGDLIEAANAALAEQGFSKASPAAIRHGVGYGAKAMLRAALDETREAADEAELDHLAQQLVAFYEQRIAVQTTLFPGFLDAALALRSRGAKLALCTNKTERLMTRLLSELGIADLFEAVAGRDTFPFHKPDPRHITQLVAQAGGRLPFAAMIGDSEADIAAARGAGIAAIAVRFGYAAVPADALGADAVLDSFVELPDLVERLLGRVASEA; encoded by the coding sequence GTGGCAGTTTGGTCACTAGGGCCGAACTGTGGCATTGAAAAACGCCTCGCGGCATGGATTTGCCCGAGTTGTGAAGTTACCGTCGCGCATCAGCGCGCTTGCTGTTTCGCAACGGGGGATCTCATTCGCAACGCGACACTCGTTTTCGATCTCGATGGAACAATCGCCGATACAGCGGGCGATCTGATTGAGGCGGCCAATGCCGCACTTGCGGAGCAGGGCTTTTCCAAGGCGTCTCCGGCGGCCATCCGTCACGGCGTCGGATATGGCGCGAAAGCGATGCTGCGAGCCGCTCTCGACGAGACGCGCGAAGCGGCCGATGAGGCCGAACTGGACCATCTCGCGCAGCAGCTCGTCGCCTTCTACGAGCAGCGCATCGCCGTGCAGACGACGCTCTTTCCCGGCTTCCTCGACGCCGCTCTTGCGCTTCGCAGCCGTGGCGCAAAGCTCGCGCTCTGCACCAACAAGACCGAGCGGCTGATGACACGGCTGCTTTCGGAACTCGGCATCGCTGACCTTTTCGAGGCCGTGGCCGGGCGCGACACCTTCCCGTTCCACAAGCCGGACCCGCGCCATATTACCCAACTCGTCGCGCAGGCAGGAGGCCGGCTTCCGTTCGCGGCGATGATCGGGGACAGCGAGGCCGATATCGCAGCCGCACGGGGCGCGGGCATTGCGGCGATTGCCGTCCGCTTCGGTTATGCGGCCGTGCCTGCGGACGCGCTCGGCGCAGACGCAGTCCTCGACAGTTTTGTCGAGCTTCCAGATCTGGTGGAACGTCTTCTCGGTCGCGTGGCATCCGAAGCTTGA
- the istB gene encoding IS21-like element helper ATPase IstB translates to MSSCDDRLLDMLGKLKLFGVRDRLDSLLDEASRSDLDMRQTLTLLLEREIARKDARRIEMALKLAHFPMVRDLTGFDFAAQPSVDARQVRDLAAGRWIANSENVLLLGPPGVGKTHLAIALGREAILAGYAALFMPATALVVQLARAHVEGRLEDRLMHFAKPKLLIVDELGYLPFEPSAAHLFFQLVSRRYEKGAMLITSNRSVGEWDAVFGDPVVATAILDRLLHHSHVITIRGDSYRLKEKRRSGLLQKTAATEPKPQRTDQ, encoded by the coding sequence ATGTCTTCCTGCGATGACCGGCTTTTGGACATGCTCGGCAAGCTCAAGCTGTTCGGCGTCCGCGACCGGCTCGACAGCCTGCTCGACGAGGCCTCCCGTTCCGACCTCGACATGCGCCAGACGCTGACGCTGCTCCTGGAGCGTGAGATTGCGCGCAAGGACGCGCGCCGGATCGAGATGGCGCTGAAGCTCGCTCACTTCCCGATGGTCCGGGACCTCACAGGCTTCGACTTCGCGGCGCAGCCCTCCGTCGACGCCAGACAAGTGCGCGATCTCGCGGCTGGACGCTGGATCGCCAATAGCGAGAATGTGCTCCTGCTCGGGCCGCCCGGCGTCGGGAAAACCCATCTCGCCATCGCGCTCGGGCGCGAGGCCATTCTGGCGGGTTACGCCGCGCTCTTCATGCCGGCGACGGCGCTGGTGGTGCAACTCGCCAGGGCACATGTGGAAGGCCGGCTCGAGGATCGGCTCATGCACTTCGCCAAACCGAAGCTCCTGATCGTGGACGAACTGGGCTACCTGCCATTCGAGCCCTCTGCGGCGCATCTGTTCTTCCAGCTTGTCTCGCGCCGCTACGAAAAGGGAGCGATGCTGATCACGTCCAACCGCAGCGTCGGCGAATGGGACGCGGTGTTCGGCGATCCGGTCGTGGCGACCGCGATCCTCGACCGCTTGCTCCATCACAGCCACGTCATAACCATCCGCGGCGACAGCTACCGCCTCAAGGAAAAACGTCGCAGCGGTCTTCTGCAGAAGACCGCTGCGACAGAACCAAAGCCTCAAAGGACTGATCAATGA
- a CDS encoding recombinase family protein — protein sequence MTRIDQLAHSVKDLKSIVLELREKGVALPATEQPIDTSTEAGKDTADAA from the coding sequence GTGACGCGCATCGACCAGCTTGCGCACTCCGTAAAAGATCTAAAAAGTATCGTGCTTGAACTACGCGAGAAGGGCGTCGCTCTCCCCGCGACTGAACAGCCAATCGATACGTCGACCGAGGCCGGCAAGGACACCGCCGACGCGGCCTAA